CTTTTTTCCCTTGAGGTTTTCAACACCGCCGAACTCATTGATGACATGAAGGGCATCGGCCATGGCCTGGGTCGGATGGTCTATGTCACACTGAAGGTTGACAAGGGTGGGACGCTGCTCAAGCACCCCGTCGTAGTGTCCGTCTTCCACGGCCTGGGCAACCTCTTTCATGTAGGTATGTCCCTTGCCAATGTACATGTCGTCACGAATACCGATGACATCTGCCATAAAGCTGATCATATTTGCCGTTTCCCGAACCGTTTCACCGTGGGCAATCTGACTCTTTCCCTCGTCAAGGTCCTGTACCTCGAGGCCGAGAAGATTACAGGCGCTGGCAAAGCTGAAGCGGGTACGGGTCGAATTATCCCGAAAAAGGCTGATGGCAAGACCACTATCGAAGACCCGGCTCGATATGTTGTTTTCCCTCATGCCGCGAAGGATTTCGGCAACCTCAAAGGTGGCCCGAATTTCATCGTCACTGTGCTTCCAGGTGTGGAAAAAATCCTTCAGATACATTTTCTCGGTTCTAAGGGTCGAGAGGGATCTGATCATCTCCTCGATTCCAATTTTGTCCATGTAAACTGTTCCTCCAAAAATTATTCTCTCTCTATTTCAGTATGATATTCGCCCCGCCATAAGGAGGGGCAATGCGAGCGCTATTAGCCGAATCTTAGAGCTTTCCCAGAGCCCGAAGCACCTTCTCCGGTGTAAAGGGCCAGTCCCGGATCCAAACCCCGACGGCATCGTGGATTGCCGAAGCAAGGGCGGGAGAGGCACCGTTCAGGCTGATCTCCGATACGGATTTTCCGCCGAAGGGGCCGTAGGCGTCGTCGGTAAAGACCAAATGTGCGCCGAACTCCTCAGGTAAGTCAGTAATCATGGGGATGCCGTAGTCCCTCAGGGTCGGGTTGGTTAGGACGCCCTCTTTATCGATCACCATCTCTTCCCACAAGCTGTGGGCGATCGATTTAAAGGCACCCCCGTAAATCTGTCCGAGAGCAAGTTCCGGGTTGATGGGAGTCCCACAGTCCTGAAGGGCGTGATACTTTTGCACCTTTACCTCGCCGGTACGGGTATTGACCGCGACCTGACAGAAATGGGCCCCATAGGGAAAGGCAAAATCCTCGCTGGTGAAGCTTGCGTAGCCTACCAGCTGACCTGAACCGAGCCCTGCCTGCGTGTCCTGGGCAATCTCCTTGTAGCTCACCTTCCCCTTCCTTCCGACAACCATACCGGGGCGTTCAACGGCAAGATCCTCCAGGGATTCACCGAGCATCCTCGATGCGGCCTGCAGAATTTTTTCTTTTAAATCCTCGGCCGCCTTGAGGGAAGCGTTGCCGGAAAAGAAGGTTCCGCTTGAGGCATAGGCGCCGGTGTCGAAGGGTGTTGTATCGGTATCGCCGGAAAGGATCGAAACCTGCTCCATATCCACCTTCAAGGTCTCGGCAGCCACCTTCACCGAAACCGTATCAAGGCCGGTTCCGAGGTCGGCACCGCCGGAGTGGATCATGAAGCTTCCGTCGGCAAGCATTTTGACATCGGCACAGGAATGATCCAGACCGGGAAGTCCCGACCCCTGCTGAATGATGGCAAGCCCCTGACCGATGCGAATATCGGGATCCGCAGGCTGATTCTTTTTTCCCCAGCCTATCAGATCCGCTCCCTCCTCCAGAGCAGGGCCAAGACCGCAGCTGCCGACCGGCGCAGGAGTACCCTCCCGTCCCTCACCGAGACAGCGAAGGATTTCCAGCATGGCCCCCTCTTTGACCCGTACCTTTTCCACAAGTTTGAGGTGATCAATCTTCAACTCATCGGCGAGTTCCGCCAGAGCCATTTGCAGGGCAAAGGAGCCTTTAGGTGCTCCGTAGCCCTGGTAGGCACCGGTTATGGGGATATTGGTATAATAGGTGACAACATCGAATTTAAAGTTGTCGCACATCACCAAGGGAAGACTCTTGGAACAGGCATTCATCGGAACGGTGAGACAATGATTGCCGAAGCATCCGCTGTTTGCAAGCACCCGCATGTAGACTGCAGTGAGGGTACCGTCGCGTTTTGCCCCCAGCTTGACCCGGACCTTCATGGGAAAGCGGCTGGAATTGCTGGTAAACTCCTCTTCCCGGGTGTAATGATAGAAGACCGATCTACCGGTACTCCAGGTGGCAAAGGCGGCGACCTCTTCGAGAACGATATCCTGCTTCGATCCGTAACCGCCGCCGACACGTTCCTTGATCACCCTAACCTGGTTTTCACTGACACCGAGGATCGTGGAAACAATCCGGCGAAGATGCCAGGGAACCTGGGTAGAGGCGTGGATAACAAGTCGCTCCCCATCCATCTGGGTATAGACAACATGGGTCTCCAGAGGGGCCTGTTGCACCTGGCTGGTCTCATATTCTCGGTCGATGACCACATCGGCTTGAGCAAAGCCGCTGTCGACATCTCCGATCCCGCCTGTCACACTAGCGGCAATATTATGACGAGGATCACCGTGGATTGGAAACTGATAGATGATCTTACCGTCCCGGGGATTTGCCCCTTTGTTGTAGGAATCCAGGTCGTCGGGAGCTCCCGCCACATACTCAACGGTTCCACCGTGGATGACGGGTGCGCCTTCGGCAGCGGCTTCTTCGATGGTAAATACAGGCTCCAGTACCTCATATTCGACCTCGATAAGGCCCAAGGCCTTGTCGGCGATCTCCCCGTTTTCGGCAACAACTGCAGCGACACGGTCACCTACATGCATAAGCTTCTGATTGAACATCCGTCTGTCATAGGGAGAGGGCTCGGGAAAGCCCTGACCGGCGAAGGTGTACCAAACATCGGGACAGTTTTTATAGGTGATGACCATGACGACCCCGGGCAAGGCCTCGGCCTTACTGGTATCGATACTGGTAATATATGCATGGGCATGAGGGCTCTTGAGCATTTTGAGGATGCAGGCATCCTGTTCCACAAAATCCTCGACAAAGGCCTTGCGGGCGGTAACCAATTTGGCACCGTCCACCTTTTTTCTCACCTTCCCGACCACATCGAGGTCTTCCCGAAACTCGGGAGCGATCTGTGTGGTATAGCCAGGCTCTTTCATCCGTCGGGATGCGAGTTCCACAGCCTTGAAAAACTGCTGATACCCGGTGGCACGATTATAGATCCCGGAAAGTGCGTCTATCACCTCCACTCGGGAAGGATCGGGACTCCGTTCGAGGAGATCGGCAAGGGCGAGAGCCGCGGCAGGGCTGTTGTAACCAGACTGGACTACCCCCGCATCTATCATCGATTCCTGGACGATCGAAAGCTTTTTTCCTTTCACCAGAGACTCGGCGGTCCGGATCGTCCGCCCCCCTACCTGGGCTGCAATCATGAGATTGGCATAGGCAGGTTTTCCATCCACGAGGATGAGATCGCTACCGGCGAAACCCTCGCCGTCATCACTGTCACGAACAGAGAGCATGCCGAGGCGATAAAGCAATTCGCGTAGGTTCTCGCCGGGATGTGTAAAAAGTCGTTTCTCAACCCCGTTTAGGGTGAATGTCAATTCCATTGCGTTTACCCCCTATCCCCGGCAGCGATACAGGCCGTAAAAAGATCCATAGCACTAACGCCTGCAATGTAACGTTTATATTCTGCAGAACCGAGATAATCGGAAACCGGCTTTATCGCGTTTTCAAGGTGCTGAGGAAGCCTTTCAAGAGCCTCGGGTTCCGAAGCCAAAAGCGTCTCTACCGATTTCACTCGCCGGGGACTTCCCGGAAGCCCTCCGACGACAAAACGAACACCCTTCTCAGGAACTTCGGTAAAGGCACAGGCCATGACAAAAACGGGAGAGCCCTGGGAGGTCCTG
The sequence above is drawn from the Sediminispirochaeta bajacaliforniensis DSM 16054 genome and encodes:
- a CDS encoding molybdopterin-dependent oxidoreductase Mo/Fe-S-binding subunit; amino-acid sequence: MELTFTLNGVEKRLFTHPGENLRELLYRLGMLSVRDSDDGEGFAGSDLILVDGKPAYANLMIAAQVGGRTIRTAESLVKGKKLSIVQESMIDAGVVQSGYNSPAAALALADLLERSPDPSRVEVIDALSGIYNRATGYQQFFKAVELASRRMKEPGYTTQIAPEFREDLDVVGKVRKKVDGAKLVTARKAFVEDFVEQDACILKMLKSPHAHAYITSIDTSKAEALPGVVMVITYKNCPDVWYTFAGQGFPEPSPYDRRMFNQKLMHVGDRVAAVVAENGEIADKALGLIEVEYEVLEPVFTIEEAAAEGAPVIHGGTVEYVAGAPDDLDSYNKGANPRDGKIIYQFPIHGDPRHNIAASVTGGIGDVDSGFAQADVVIDREYETSQVQQAPLETHVVYTQMDGERLVIHASTQVPWHLRRIVSTILGVSENQVRVIKERVGGGYGSKQDIVLEEVAAFATWSTGRSVFYHYTREEEFTSNSSRFPMKVRVKLGAKRDGTLTAVYMRVLANSGCFGNHCLTVPMNACSKSLPLVMCDNFKFDVVTYYTNIPITGAYQGYGAPKGSFALQMALAELADELKIDHLKLVEKVRVKEGAMLEILRCLGEGREGTPAPVGSCGLGPALEEGADLIGWGKKNQPADPDIRIGQGLAIIQQGSGLPGLDHSCADVKMLADGSFMIHSGGADLGTGLDTVSVKVAAETLKVDMEQVSILSGDTDTTPFDTGAYASSGTFFSGNASLKAAEDLKEKILQAASRMLGESLEDLAVERPGMVVGRKGKVSYKEIAQDTQAGLGSGQLVGYASFTSEDFAFPYGAHFCQVAVNTRTGEVKVQKYHALQDCGTPINPELALGQIYGGAFKSIAHSLWEEMVIDKEGVLTNPTLRDYGIPMITDLPEEFGAHLVFTDDAYGPFGGKSVSEISLNGASPALASAIHDAVGVWIRDWPFTPEKVLRALGKL